The stretch of DNA TAAGACGACCTTTCGCGATCCCGAAGTGGCAGCCGTGGAGCGAAAGCTTCGCGGCTGCTTCTCGTTCGGCGACGTAGGGATAGGAACGCAAGTTTGTTAGGCTGTGGCGGATCGCCGCCTGTTCCAGTCCCAGTTGCTTGTCCTCGATCGTCTCGTCCGCGACCACAGCGTCGCGCGGTTCCTTGATCAGTCCGATCCAGTCGTCGACGAAACTGCGCCCCGGCTGACCGAGGTCCGCGCCGGACAGCGCGGCACCGATCCCGCCACAACTCGCGTGACCCATGATCACGATATGACGAACGCCTAGACCGAGCACGCCGAACTCGATCGCCGAGGCAACGCCATGAAGCCCCGGGCCCTGATCGTACGGCGGCACCAGGTTCGCGACATTGCGCACCACGAAGGCGTCGCCCGGTCCGATGTCGAAGATCGCGCCCGGATCGACACGGCTGTCGCAACAGCTGACGATCATCACCGGGGGCGACTGCCCGTCGGCGAGTTCGGACCAGCGTTCACGCTGGCGCTGATAGTCCTGGCGGCGAAAACGGTAATAACCGTCGAGCAGTGTCGTAAAAGCGTTCATACGCCGCTCGCTACTCCCACGGCCTTCACATAGGCAAGCCCCATCGCTATCTCGGCCCCATGAACACGCCGATGACCCCCGAACGTAAGCGCAAGCCCGACTGGATCCGAGTGAAGGCCCCCGTCAGCGAAGGCTATAACGAGACCCGAAAACTCATGCGCGAATTGGGTCTCGCGACCGTTTGCGAGGAAGCGGCCTGTCCCAACATCGGCGAATGCTGGACCAAAAAGCACGCCACGGTGATGATCCTCGGCGACACCTGCACCCGCGCCTGCGCCTTCTGCAACGTGAAGACGGGCATGCCGATGCCGGTAAATCCGCTGGAGCCCGACAATGTCGCGATTGCCGCGGGGAAGATGGGTCTGAAGCATATCGTCATCACCAGCGTCGATCGCGACGACCTGCCCGACGGCGGCGCCGACCAGTTCGTTAAGGTTATTCAGGCCCTGCGCCGCGAGACGCCCGACACGACCATCGAGATTCTCACTCCCGATTTTCGCGGCAAGCATGAACAGGCGATCGAGAAGATCGTGGCCGCGCGTCCCGATGTCTTCAACCACAACCTCGAAACGGTGCCGCGGCTCTATCCGACGATCCGCCCCGGTGCCCGCTACTACGCGTCACTGCGGCTACTGGAGCGGGTGAAGAGCCACGACCCGTCGATCTTCACCAAATCGGGCGTGATGCTGGGCCTCGGTGAACAACGGCTCGAGGTTCACCAGGTGATGGACGACATGCGCTCGGCCGACGTCGATTTCCTGACGATGGGCCAGTATCTCCAACCAACGCCGAAGCATGCGAACGTCGAGGAATTCGTGCCCCCCAAGACGTTCGATGCCTATGCCTCGATCGCGCGCGCCAAGGGCTTCCTGATGGTCGCGGCAAGTCCGCTCACGCGTTCGAGCTATCATGCGGGCGACGATTTCGCCGAAATGCGCGCCAATCGCGAGAAGAAGCTGGCGCGGGCAGGAGCTTCTGCCTGATGCCTCGCCACAGCGAGACGCGCTATCTTCCCTATAGCCCCGAACAATTGTTCGACCTCGTCGCCGATGTTCCGAGCTATCCCCAGTTCCTGCCGTGGGTCAGCGCGATCCGCGTGCGCTCGTCGAGCGACACCGAGATGGTCGCGGACATGGTCGTCGGCTTTAAGGCGTTCAAGGAACGTTTCACCAGCAAGGTGACCAAGAATCGCCCCGATCACATCGCGGTCGATTACATCGAGGGGCCACTGAAGTTTCTCCACAACGAGTGGCGATTCGAACCCGACGGAGAGGGCGGAACGCACCTCAACTTCTGCGTGGATTTCGCCTTCAAGAACCGGATCTTCGAAAGCGTCGCGGGTCAAATGTTCGATCGAGCGCTGCGCCGCATGACCGACGCCTTCATCGAGCGTGCCGATCAACTCTACGGCAACGACAGTGCCAAGGCCGCCAGCGCCGCCTGACGCTGGATCGTCGCGCGGTCGGCGGTCGGGCTGAACTGCTCGAGCCGCGCGTTCGCCCCGCCGTCCGTCGCGATCGCGAACCACACCGTTCCGACCGGCTTGTCCACCGAACCACCGCTCGGCCCCGCAACGCCGGTGATCGCCACTGCCCGATCGGCGCCCGAACGGACGAGCGCCCCCTCCGCCATCGCGATCGCCACGTCTTCGCTCACCGCCCCGGCGGTTTCGAACAGCACCGGGTCCACCCCCAGCATCCGCATCTTCGCTTCGTTCGAATAAGTGACGTAGCCGGCGACGAAGACATCCGAAGACCCCGGCAGCGCAGTCATCGCGGCGGACACCAACCCGCCCGTGCAACTCTCGGCGAACGCCAGACGCTCGCCCGCGTCGCGGCAGGTGTCGAGAACTCCTCGTGCCCGTTCGAGCAGATCGGACGGGAGGTTGCTCACGCAGCGGCCATGCGGATCGTCGCGATTGCCTGGCAGGCGATACCCTCGCGCCGGCCCGTGAAGCCAAGCTTCTCGGTGGTCGTCGCCTTCACGCTCACCGCACCCATCGCCAGATCGAGAATCTCCGCAATCCGTTCGCGCATCGCCTCGCGGTGCGGTCCGATCTTGGGCGCCTCGCAGATCACGGTTGCATCGACATGATCGATGATGCCGCCTGCCGACCGGACAAGCTGCGCCGCATGGGCGAGAAACTGGTCGGACGCCGCCCCCTTCCACTGCGGATCGCTCGGCGGAAAATGCTCGCCGATATCGTCCATTCCCGCCGCGCCTAGCAGGGCATCGGTAATCGCATGAAGAAGCACGTCCGCATCCGAATGACCGGCCAGTCCCCGATCGTGCGCGATCTCGATCCCGCCCATCATGATCGGCCCGTCGCCCGCAAAGGCGTGGACGTCATATCCCATGCCGGTGCGCGATATCATGTCCGTCTCCATTCGTGTTGCGGCGCGGCGCCAGTCGGCAGGCACCGTCAATTTGTCGAGCAGCGGATCGC from Sphingomicrobium sp. XHP0239 encodes:
- a CDS encoding carbonic anhydrase; amino-acid sequence: MNAFTTLLDGYYRFRRQDYQRQRERWSELADGQSPPVMIVSCCDSRVDPGAIFDIGPGDAFVVRNVANLVPPYDQGPGLHGVASAIEFGVLGLGVRHIVIMGHASCGGIGAALSGADLGQPGRSFVDDWIGLIKEPRDAVVADETIEDKQLGLEQAAIRHSLTNLRSYPYVAEREAAAKLSLHGCHFGIAKGRLTVLDEESGDFREE
- the lipA gene encoding lipoyl synthase — its product is MTPERKRKPDWIRVKAPVSEGYNETRKLMRELGLATVCEEAACPNIGECWTKKHATVMILGDTCTRACAFCNVKTGMPMPVNPLEPDNVAIAAGKMGLKHIVITSVDRDDLPDGGADQFVKVIQALRRETPDTTIEILTPDFRGKHEQAIEKIVAARPDVFNHNLETVPRLYPTIRPGARYYASLRLLERVKSHDPSIFTKSGVMLGLGEQRLEVHQVMDDMRSADVDFLTMGQYLQPTPKHANVEEFVPPKTFDAYASIARAKGFLMVAASPLTRSSYHAGDDFAEMRANREKKLARAGASA
- a CDS encoding type II toxin-antitoxin system RatA family toxin; this translates as MPRHSETRYLPYSPEQLFDLVADVPSYPQFLPWVSAIRVRSSSDTEMVADMVVGFKAFKERFTSKVTKNRPDHIAVDYIEGPLKFLHNEWRFEPDGEGGTHLNFCVDFAFKNRIFESVAGQMFDRALRRMTDAFIERADQLYGNDSAKAASAA
- a CDS encoding CinA family protein yields the protein MSNLPSDLLERARGVLDTCRDAGERLAFAESCTGGLVSAAMTALPGSSDVFVAGYVTYSNEAKMRMLGVDPVLFETAGAVSEDVAIAMAEGALVRSGADRAVAITGVAGPSGGSVDKPVGTVWFAIATDGGANARLEQFSPTADRATIQRQAALAALALSLP